A stretch of DNA from Paenibacillus sp. FSL W8-0186:
CCCATCTCGAGACAAAGATGCGGAAGAGAAATTGAATGCGGTTTGGAGCAAATTATCGGATGGCGGCACAGCATTAATGCCGCTTGATAAGTATCCGTTCAGCGAGAGATATGGATGGATTCAGGATAAGTACGGTATGACGTGGCAATTAATTCTTACCAACCCGGAAGGCGAAGAGCGCCCTGCGATCCTGCCGTCGATGTTGTTTGTCGGTGAGGTATGCGGGAAAACGGAAGAGGCGATTCATTTTTACCTGTCCGTATTTAAGAATTCAAAGCAGGGACTTACTGCCCGCTACCCCAAAGGCATGGAGCCGGACAAAGAAGGGACGATCATGTTTGCTGAATTCATGCTGGAAAATCAGTGGTTTACCGCCATGGACAGCGCGCATGAGCATAAGTTCAGTTTCAATGAGGCAGTTTCATTTGTCGTGTATTGCGACACACAAGATGAAATTGACTACTACTGGGACAAGCTCTCTGCAGTTCCTGAAGCCGAGCAATGCGGCTGGCTGAAAGATAAGTATGGCCTGTCCTGGCAGATCGTGCCGAGAGAGATGGACGAGATGATGAGCAAGGGTACGCCGGAACAGATGGCTGCCGTCACAGAAGCATTTCTTAAAATGAAGAAATTTGATCTTGCCGAATTACAGGAAGCGTACAACAGATCACGTGACTCTGTACAATAATTTAGCGGCGGCGAATTGTGTCTACACATACGACGGTTAGCCTCATATGGAGACCCGCTCACTGAGCGGGTCTTTCCTATTTGGCAGCGAATAATCTAGGGACGGCAACGGAATATTAAATCCGAGAGGCTTAATTAGTAAAAAATTCAGGGGGTAAAGAGATGAGCCTAAAAGATTTTGCAGGCCGTGTCGTATTAATTACTGGAGCTGCAACCGGGATTGGCCGTGCCACAGCGATTGCTTTTGCACGTCGTGGTGCGAAGGTAGCCATTGGCGACGTGAATGAGCAAGCCAATGAAACAGTTGAAATGATTCAAAAAGAAGGCGGAGAAGCCGCATTCTTTAAAACAGATGTAACAAACTCGAAAGACGTAAAATCGCTTGTTGAACAAACAGTAAAGCATTTTGGCGGATTGCATCACGCCTTCAATAATGCAGGAATTTTAAATAAACCCGCAAAATTCGCAGAAATTGAAGAGGATGTATTTGATAAAGTCATGGCCGTTGACGTCAAAGGCGTATTTCTTGCGGTAAAATATGAACTTGAATATATGGTTGCTAACGGTGGTGGCACCATTGTAAACACGGCTTCGGTAGCGGGTTTAATCGCCGATCCTAATATGGCACCCTACGTTGCTGCAAAACATGCAGTTACCGGTTTAACCAAAGCAGCTGCATTTGACTACGCCCAAGATGGCATTCGTGTAAACAGTGTTGCACCAGGTTTAACTGAAACACCTATGACTCAAATGTGGAAGGACGACGAAGAAAAATGGGCTGAAGTTACTTCGAACGTTCCCATGCGCCGTGCCGCTAAACCGGAAGAAATCGCTGAAATGGTCATATTCCTATCTTCCGATGCGGCAAGCTTCTGTAACGGATATGTTTATGCCGTCGATGGCGGACAAGTTGCTCACTAATCTGTAGGAATTGTTCTAAATAGAATGTTCATACTTCTAAAGAAGCCACTCAAATTAGAGTGGCTTTTGTTATATATACAGTACTGCTGCAGCATTCTCATAAATCTGCCTAAGGAGCGTAGATTCTTAATCTCAGCAAGGTTTTCCTAACTTTTGAGGCTCGGATCGTCTTTTCAATAACAAAAAGGGCTTCATGCTTGGTTTAAAGTTCGCCTCAATAATCCAGACCTGAGCATCTCTATCTAATCCTATATCCAAGCCGATCATGTTCTGAGAAGGATAAAACGAACAAAGATACCTTGCAGCTACCAGACATACCAGCTCGATCTTCCGTATCAATTTTTGAATGGAATCAGGCTTCAGATTTGAAGATTCTATCGCCTGCTTAACCGGAATAACCTGACTGGCGACGTTTGTAATGACATAACCTTCTTCCGCTACTTTAGCAAACATCCCTTTTATTTTCCGTGCGGTATCTTTATTTGCTCTACTTACTACGACTCTTATATCAAAGGGTCTTTTTTCGATCTGGGCTAGCGGGATCCGTTGCTGCACCAAGTAACTTTGGTCAAGAATCATTTTGTCAATTTGTTCATATACAGCTTGCTTGCCATCCAATATTATTTTTCTGTCTTCTTTTTGTAGGGCATACCGGTATTTCTCCAAGCGGGAGACTTGGATGATCCCGTAACCGGAATGCCCGAGAGTCGGTTTGAGCATGACGGTTCCGTATTTCGCAATAAATTGCCATAAATTCCGCCTCGTAAATCTTTGCGTTGCTGGTAAATACGGAGCAAGATCTGGGAGGCTCTTTAAAATTTGATATTTTGCCCATTTGCTCTCAGAGCGAGTGCGCTGTTTATTGTCGACTTTGTTCATTACGAATAAAACGAACCGCATTCAATCCGATCATCTGAACAGGGACTGAAGGGTTGCCATCCGGTAGAACAGGCGCGACGGAAAGATCGGCGATTTTTAATTTTTTTGTGCCAAAAACATTCAGGAATCCATCGACAACCCCTTCCTCAATCGTCCGCCCCATTTTACATTGTCCTCCAAAATGGTCGAAATTCGTATAAGAAGCTGTGGCATAAGCTGCGAGAAGGGTTCGTTTTTCTTTTTCATCCGGTATATGGAATATATCTTCGGGAGGGTACACGACGTTGTAAATGCCGCCCGGATCCATTTTGCGGGCTTTCTTCACAATGTTGAACGTCTCAATATACTGATCGACCATATAATTTAAATCATCAGGATCTTCTAATGGATTTAAGTTAATCGAGGGATAAGCTTCGGGATCGCTATGAGTAATACGAATTGTCCCTCTGCTAGCAGGGTTAAGGTCGGAAATCGCAAAGCTCATTATATTTGTCGCTTTTTCCGGATCAAATTGCCATCCATTAATGATCACATCTTGAATCGGAATTGCAAATGGCACTGGAAGCCCCACTAATTGAAGGCGCCGGCCCGGGCCTCTTTCTTTTTTAAAGGCACCGGATGTATATGGCTGGTCGGGGTCCGCAGCAAGCACCTGCAGCAGTCGGCTTGTTTCCACTTCAACTCCCATGGCCGAAAAATATTGAGTTTGAAAATGCTGCCCCACATTAGGACTGTCGATTAGGGTTTCGATCCCGGCTTCAGCCAAATCCTCCGATCTGCCGATCCCTGAACGCTGTAAAATAGCGGATGAGAAAATTCCCGCAGAAAGAATGATTCCTTTTCGGGCAAATGCTGTTTGGGATACTCCGTTTCGGACATAATCGACACCGACGGCCACGTAGGTCCCTTCTTTGCGTCTGAACCGTATTTTATTCACGGTTGTTTTTGCAAGAATCTCTAACTTCCTGCGCCCGATGCCTATTTCATCCGGTTCGAACTGATCTCCTTGCGTGACGATATTTCGATTCAGATAACCCGTTGCCGTAGAGGAGCGCGTAAACATGCCGTCCACTTCTTGTTGAGTAGCTTGAACTTTGAAAGACGCACAATCCCTAATACCGGTATTATAATCCTCCACAATTGGAACACCCAATACCTCTGAGATTGCTTTGCCTATAACGCTGATCAGTCCACCTTCCGGAATGAGCTGTTGCCTGATAAAAATGGGACCTCTTGTTCCCCGTTCATTAGGGCTTTGGGTGCTTCCCGTATAGGATTCATTCTCTTTGAATAAGGAACGAATCGCTTCATAACTCCATTGAGGACCGACGAGGTCGGACCATTCATCGTACAGATTTCTGCTTCCGCGCACGGCAGCCATGAAATTATGCTGCGAGCTTCCCCCGATGGCTCTCCCGCCTCTTAGTCTAAGCTGATGCCCGATCTTTTGCTCCGTGCTTGAAAGAATGTTGAATGAGAGCTTATTATTATTTGCTTCAAGCTCTGCTGTCTCCAGGGAAGCACTGCTGTTCTGAATATTGGTTCCTGCTTCGAGGACGAGTACTGAAGTTTTTTTATCGTCCGTCAGCTTTTTGGCAATAACGCCTCCCGCGGTTCCGGCACCGATCACGATATAATCAAACCTTCTCGAATCGGCAGGTTTCCGAATTCCCAATAGGCCCACATCCCTTTAATTAGTTAAAGTGTATGGTTCATTGTATTCCCGCTGGGCAAGTGTGTTATAGGCGTATGTGGACTTTTTGACGTGGTCAGGTGTCATTCATATGTCAGGCTACTTCAGATCAAAGCCTTTGCTCCTCACATATTCCGTATATCCGCCCAATGGCAAATCCTTATCCAGCATAGCGATAAATTTCCCGGACCAGCTGGCCTTCTGCTTGTTGTTCGTTCGCGCGCCGTAATATTCCTCAATTTCCCGGTCATACCGCTGGACTTGTGCTTTAAGATCGTGATTGTACTGGTTTTCAAAAAACACGGCGGATCTGGGCAAGCGCGGCTTTTGCTCAGGGAATTCATCGGGGACGCCTACCGCAAGACCCACCAAAGGAATGACGAAGTCCGGCAGTTCCAGCCATTGGTCCAGTTCCGGCAGAGCCCCGGTAATCCCGCCGATGATCACGGCGCCTAGCCCCATCGATTCGGCCGCCAAATTGGCGTTTTGCAGGGCAAGCGCGGAGCTTAGCACAGCAGTCTGGTAAAAATACGAGAAGTTCAGGTTGGCGCCCATTTTTTCCTGTTGGTCGGGGGCGGCGGCCAGCATCATGCGATGAAGATCCGCGCAAAAGATAAAAAAGTAGCCGCATTTCTCAATCCATGGATTTTCCGAACGGGCTGCGATCTTCTTTAGCAGCTCCTGATCCGTGACGCCAATGATCGAGAACGGCTGCATATGCGCCGAGGTTGGCGCCATTTGTGCTGCGTCGATGATGGCTTCGATTTGCTCGCCGGTCAACGGAATATTTTTAAACTTGCGGATGGAGCGATGCTGGCGGATGACTTGGATAACCTCATTCATAAAATTTCCCTCCAAATATGGTTTCTGTAGAAGCTGCATGAAGACCGCATTTCGCAATATGGTTTCCATGGAAACAATATTAACAAGGATGTAACGAGCTGTCAAATGGTTTCCGCGGAAACCATGGTATAATGGAGAGAAAAAAAGGTAGGCTTGCCTTATGCCAGATATAAATGATGATTTGCTTCAGCTCAAAAACCGCATTGAAAAATCAATATACCGGATCCTCATCAGCGAAAGCGACGAGGATCAAGACCGGCTTTGGCTAACGGAGCGCGTTGCTGACCATCGGCTGAAAAAGCTGGTGCCCCGCCTATCCATCTCCAGCCTGCATGTTCTGGACGTCATCTATATGCATGACGGCATTATAGGAATCGATATCGCCCGCGAAATGGGCTTAACGAAAGGCGCCGTCTCCAAAATTACCCGTAAATTGCTGGAGCAGGGTTTGATTCGGAAAACCCAGCTGCCAGACAACCTGAAGGAAATTTATTTCTCCGTGACTCCGCTTGGCGCCGAATTGGCCGAACTGCATCGGCTGTTTCACCAGGAGAAGGATCAGAAGGCAATGGAACTGTTGGCGAGCTTCGACGGGCCATCTTTGGAAATTGTGGCAGACTTTCTGGAGAAGCTGTCCAATCTGAAGTAGCTTGCGGGATTCCAAGCTGGCACAGGCTGGAAGGACCCCCTACGAATTTGATGGTTTCAGCAGTTCTTTTATTTCATGCAGCTGTTCTTTAGTCATTTGTTGAGTTTGATGCATTGTATTTAGCTTTTCCTCTACTTTTTCTAACCGAAGCTGGGTTTCTTTTTGGATTTTCTCGGTGTTCTTTTGCGTTTTGGAGTTATCCATGATGACTAGGATGGTGAGGCCTGCACCAAAGATGGTTAGTCCTCTAGCGATTTGATTTAAATCCAGTTGATTCAGGGCGATGAGGGAATCGGCAAGTCCTGCCCCGATTAATATGCCGCCGATCGTTACAATCCCATTTCGTTTCCACTTATCCAGGATAATACTTAATGGTTGGTTCATTATGAGATCTCCTTCAGCCAGATAACAAGGTTTATATTCATACTAGTATTCTACTATATAAACGATCTCTACATAGAGATGCAACATCAAGGCCGAACGAGAAAAGAACCCTATGATATAATTTAGTTATATTTACTTATTCGCGGGAGGATAGAACTTGGAATGGCTATATTGAAGAACGACTGGGCGTCAGAATTAGAGCAGGAGTTTTCGAAGCCATACTACTTAAAGCTGCGGCAATTTCTCATTGATGAATATCGAACGAAGACCATTTTTCCGGATAAATATGACATTTTTAACGCTCTGCACTATACATCGCTGGCTGAGACGAGGGTGGTCATTTTGGGTCAGGATCCTTATCATGGACCGGGACAGGCTCACGGCTTAAGCTTCTCTGTTCAAGAGGGCATAAGCACACCTCCATCCTTGCAGAATATGTTTAAAGAGCTGCAGGATGATTTGGGCTGCTTCATTCCGAATAATGGTCATCTGCTTACATGGACGCAGCAAGGGGTATTGCTTCTAAATACTGTGCTCACGGTCAGAGCTCATGAAGCGAATTCTCATAGAAACAGGGGATGGGAGAGTTTCACGGATAAAGTCATTGAGACGGTGAACCGGAAAAGTGAGCCTGTCGTATTCCTGTTATGGGGAAGCCACGCCCAGAAGAAGGCAGAGCTTATTACGAACCCGCGGCATATGATCATTCGATCGCCGCATCCGAGTCCGTTGTCTGCGCATAGAGGTTTTTTTGGCAGCAGGCCGTTTTCTCGTACTAACGCATTTCTGCGAAAGATGGGGCTTCAAGAAATAGATTGGCAAATCCCAAACCTGTAAGAAGGTTGATCCGCTCTTTTTCTCTTCGTACATCCACGCCGGTATAAACACTACAGAAAACCCGCTCAATTGAGCGGGTTTTGCTGTTGAGGTTTACCCCAACTACGATACAACCTGATTTTATTTGTAATTGCAGGTAACACTATGAAATCCCCCTAAAAAGGTGACGAATACAGGGATAAAGCATTCAATTCCCTGGCTATATCAATTAAGTCTTCGTCTTGCTCTAGAAACCTATTAGCTAGTTGTGAACAGGCACTTTTTTGCTCTAAGGTTAATTCTCCTGCGAAGTACAATGCCTCTATGTAGCTGCTAATCAAATCAAATTGCTCTCGGTCCAGCTGCTCTATCGTAGTAGTATAGTTATGTAGTCGCTTTAAGCACTCTTCCGCTAGAGAATTCCCTAAATGCCCGAGCTGTTCAAATATATCATAGCCGCACCGATTTACGGAGAAAGGAAAGCTCGAGTTATAATTATCAAGGAATATATCTTGCAAGTGATCCAAGACATCGCCCGCCGATAATCGACGATTTTGACTGACCCATGCTTCAAATCGTGCATCCATATCTCTTAAATCGGGGAACACGGTATAAAATACGTCCGGTTCAATCGTTTTACGCATCATAATGCTGTAATTTAGATAGTCATTGTCTGTTGAGGCGAATGCTATAAAGTTTGGCGTCGTATTTAAGGAGTCAAAAGCATTCTCAGCTTTCAACCTTACCACGGCTTCTAAGATAAGCGCGTAATATCCAGAGTCTATAATTCCCGCTTCAAGTGCGATAACGGGTTGATCTCCTGGTTGGAGCGGTTCTTCGTCTCTCTCATAGGATGGGGAGTCTTCAAATTTCTCGAAATCATCGAGGAGTTGACCGAATTCGCTCATATGTTTGCTCCAAAATTGAAAGCTAAAGTCCCCTAAGTTATATTTCAATGAGTTTATATAGCTAGGATCCTCATAATGAGAATACTGATCATGCAGCTTTTTTTGAAATTCTAGAATGTTGTTTATGTATATATAAATCGACTTATATTCATTGACATACAGGCTGAACGCATAAACCTCTTGGTTATCCTGGCTTTTGGAAAAGGATTGTATGACCTCCTTGCATCCATTTACTATGGTTTGTACAAACTGCTCCGTATCAATAACCTTTACATTTAGCGGCCCCTCCAGATTGTACCTTACATGGCGGTCTTCACAAAGTATGTAGTAGCCTTCTTTATGAATCGGAGTCTTCCCATGCAGCAGTCTGCCGAGCATGGAGTAATAAGTGTTCATCAACTTCTCCCCTTATTATAATTTTATATGGAAAATATTAGCCTCAAGAGGGTTCATTCTCTTTTTAAAGGTCATTCTCCTCTTTATTGGTCGGATGGAGCATTTGTAGAGACCAAACTTCCAAGGAATACTCAAAGATCGTAAAGCCGGGTAATCGAAGAGTACAGCCAAGGGTATTATAAACGAGAAGGGATCCTACCATAAAAGGGAGGAATGAACCAAATGGAGCAACAGAACGGCGAGCTATCTGGAAAGACAGTTTTGGTAACGGGGGGAGGATCAGGCATTGGCCGGGCCGCGGCAGAGCTTCTGGCGGAGTATGGTGCGCAGGTATGCGTAGCCGATATTCATCTCGATGGAGCCGCAGAAACAGCTGATCGCATTGTGGCTGCGGGCGGTGAGGCCTTGGCGGTTCCTTGCGATTTGACGAAATCTGGCGATGTCGAAGAGGCGGTACAGTCGGTCGTCAAGAAGTGGGGGAAGCTCGATGGCGTCTTTGCAAACGGCGGCATCGTAGGCGACCTAACGTCCATAGAGGAGATGGAGCCCGCTAATTGGGATCAGGTCATGGACACGAACCTAAAAGGCGTCTTTCTGACGGTCAAATATTCTATACCGCATCTGAAGCGGCAGGGAGGAAGCGTGGTCGTTACAAGCTCGGTGAGCGGCAACCGGGTAATCTCCCAGGTCGGGATGTCGGCGTACAGCACATCAAAGGGAGCGCTGAGCATTTTTGCCAAAATGGCTGCGCTCGAGCTGGCGGGATACGGCATTCGCGTGAATACCATCTGTCCCGGCGGGGTGAAAACGAATATTCAGGCGAGCATAGATGAGAAACCTGAGCTCGAAGCCGTGGAGCTGCCGGTTCAATTACCGCATGGCGGCATGCCGCTTGAGCACCGGCCGGCCAGTCCACAGCAGGTAGCAGAGCTGGTGTCGTTCCTCCTCGGGAATCGTTCGTCTCACATTACGGGTACAGACGTCTATATCGATGGCGGGGAATCTCTGCTGCGGGGTTAGTACGCTAAGGCAGACCCGAGCTGGCGAATGAAGCGCCTAGGTCCAGCGGGCCGCCCACAGCTTCATCTCGTGGCATATGACGTGTAAATCCTGCCCCTTCGGAGTCAGCGAATATTCGACCGTCACGGGCACCGTCGGGAATACATTCCGCTCTAGAACCCCTTTCTCTTCCAGATGACGGAGCGTACTGGTCAAGGCACGAGGACTTACGCTGGGGATTTTTCGCTGCAGCTCCCCGAACCGGAGCGTGCCGTTGAACAGCTCCCGAATGACAAGAAATGCCCATTTACCGCCTAGAACATCCAAGGTTTTTTCGATGTTGCATTCGATATGTTCAGGCGTTTTTGGAATGTAGCTGCTGGCTTTTTTGGCCGTTGTCATAAGAGCATCCCTCCAGTATTCATACTATATTATGTATAGTACCTATACCTCATATAATTAAGTGAACAACATTTCACTTCTTCAAATTGTATATGAAATTATATAGAATGGAAAGGGAGATTGAAAAGGGTTACAACATTTAATTAAGGAGGCCTGCACCATGAAATATAGAAGATTAGGCGGAAGCGGACTTAAAGTCAGCGAAATCAGCTTGGGCAGCTGGCTTACATATGGCGGTTACGTGGAACGCGAGAACGCGGTAAATTCCATTAAAACTGCCTACGATCTGGGGATCAACTTTTTCGATACAGCCAATGTTTATGAGAAGGGAGCCGCGGAGGAGCTGGTTG
This window harbors:
- a CDS encoding VOC family protein, producing MSIRLTDQRIVPHLWYDKEAKEAAEFYVSLFPDSKMTSVTTLHNTPSGDSDLVSFEIWGQKFMAISAGPHFKINPSVSIMVNFDPSRDKDAEEKLNAVWSKLSDGGTALMPLDKYPFSERYGWIQDKYGMTWQLILTNPEGEERPAILPSMLFVGEVCGKTEEAIHFYLSVFKNSKQGLTARYPKGMEPDKEGTIMFAEFMLENQWFTAMDSAHEHKFSFNEAVSFVVYCDTQDEIDYYWDKLSAVPEAEQCGWLKDKYGLSWQIVPREMDEMMSKGTPEQMAAVTEAFLKMKKFDLAELQEAYNRSRDSVQ
- a CDS encoding glucose 1-dehydrogenase, coding for MSLKDFAGRVVLITGAATGIGRATAIAFARRGAKVAIGDVNEQANETVEMIQKEGGEAAFFKTDVTNSKDVKSLVEQTVKHFGGLHHAFNNAGILNKPAKFAEIEEDVFDKVMAVDVKGVFLAVKYELEYMVANGGGTIVNTASVAGLIADPNMAPYVAAKHAVTGLTKAAAFDYAQDGIRVNSVAPGLTETPMTQMWKDDEEKWAEVTSNVPMRRAAKPEEIAEMVIFLSSDAASFCNGYVYAVDGGQVAH
- a CDS encoding YheC/YheD family protein; the protein is MNKVDNKQRTRSESKWAKYQILKSLPDLAPYLPATQRFTRRNLWQFIAKYGTVMLKPTLGHSGYGIIQVSRLEKYRYALQKEDRKIILDGKQAVYEQIDKMILDQSYLVQQRIPLAQIEKRPFDIRVVVSRANKDTARKIKGMFAKVAEEGYVITNVASQVIPVKQAIESSNLKPDSIQKLIRKIELVCLVAARYLCSFYPSQNMIGLDIGLDRDAQVWIIEANFKPSMKPFLLLKRRSEPQKLGKPC
- a CDS encoding GMC family oxidoreductase, with the translated sequence MGIRKPADSRRFDYIVIGAGTAGGVIAKKLTDDKKTSVLVLEAGTNIQNSSASLETAELEANNNKLSFNILSSTEQKIGHQLRLRGGRAIGGSSQHNFMAAVRGSRNLYDEWSDLVGPQWSYEAIRSLFKENESYTGSTQSPNERGTRGPIFIRQQLIPEGGLISVIGKAISEVLGVPIVEDYNTGIRDCASFKVQATQQEVDGMFTRSSTATGYLNRNIVTQGDQFEPDEIGIGRRKLEILAKTTVNKIRFRRKEGTYVAVGVDYVRNGVSQTAFARKGIILSAGIFSSAILQRSGIGRSEDLAEAGIETLIDSPNVGQHFQTQYFSAMGVEVETSRLLQVLAADPDQPYTSGAFKKERGPGRRLQLVGLPVPFAIPIQDVIINGWQFDPEKATNIMSFAISDLNPASRGTIRITHSDPEAYPSINLNPLEDPDDLNYMVDQYIETFNIVKKARKMDPGGIYNVVYPPEDIFHIPDEKEKRTLLAAYATASYTNFDHFGGQCKMGRTIEEGVVDGFLNVFGTKKLKIADLSVAPVLPDGNPSVPVQMIGLNAVRFIRNEQSRQ
- a CDS encoding NADPH-dependent oxidoreductase; protein product: MNEVIQVIRQHRSIRKFKNIPLTGEQIEAIIDAAQMAPTSAHMQPFSIIGVTDQELLKKIAARSENPWIEKCGYFFIFCADLHRMMLAAAPDQQEKMGANLNFSYFYQTAVLSSALALQNANLAAESMGLGAVIIGGITGALPELDQWLELPDFVIPLVGLAVGVPDEFPEQKPRLPRSAVFFENQYNHDLKAQVQRYDREIEEYYGARTNNKQKASWSGKFIAMLDKDLPLGGYTEYVRSKGFDLK
- a CDS encoding MarR family transcriptional regulator; this translates as MPDINDDLLQLKNRIEKSIYRILISESDEDQDRLWLTERVADHRLKKLVPRLSISSLHVLDVIYMHDGIIGIDIAREMGLTKGAVSKITRKLLEQGLIRKTQLPDNLKEIYFSVTPLGAELAELHRLFHQEKDQKAMELLASFDGPSLEIVADFLEKLSNLK
- a CDS encoding uracil-DNA glycosylase; this encodes MAILKNDWASELEQEFSKPYYLKLRQFLIDEYRTKTIFPDKYDIFNALHYTSLAETRVVILGQDPYHGPGQAHGLSFSVQEGISTPPSLQNMFKELQDDLGCFIPNNGHLLTWTQQGVLLLNTVLTVRAHEANSHRNRGWESFTDKVIETVNRKSEPVVFLLWGSHAQKKAELITNPRHMIIRSPHPSPLSAHRGFFGSRPFSRTNAFLRKMGLQEIDWQIPNL
- a CDS encoding DUF4303 domain-containing protein: MNTYYSMLGRLLHGKTPIHKEGYYILCEDRHVRYNLEGPLNVKVIDTEQFVQTIVNGCKEVIQSFSKSQDNQEVYAFSLYVNEYKSIYIYINNILEFQKKLHDQYSHYEDPSYINSLKYNLGDFSFQFWSKHMSEFGQLLDDFEKFEDSPSYERDEEPLQPGDQPVIALEAGIIDSGYYALILEAVVRLKAENAFDSLNTTPNFIAFASTDNDYLNYSIMMRKTIEPDVFYTVFPDLRDMDARFEAWVSQNRRLSAGDVLDHLQDIFLDNYNSSFPFSVNRCGYDIFEQLGHLGNSLAEECLKRLHNYTTTIEQLDREQFDLISSYIEALYFAGELTLEQKSACSQLANRFLEQDEDLIDIARELNALSLYSSPF
- a CDS encoding SDR family NAD(P)-dependent oxidoreductase — encoded protein: MEQQNGELSGKTVLVTGGGSGIGRAAAELLAEYGAQVCVADIHLDGAAETADRIVAAGGEALAVPCDLTKSGDVEEAVQSVVKKWGKLDGVFANGGIVGDLTSIEEMEPANWDQVMDTNLKGVFLTVKYSIPHLKRQGGSVVVTSSVSGNRVISQVGMSAYSTSKGALSIFAKMAALELAGYGIRVNTICPGGVKTNIQASIDEKPELEAVELPVQLPHGGMPLEHRPASPQQVAELVSFLLGNRSSHITGTDVYIDGGESLLRG
- a CDS encoding helix-turn-helix domain-containing protein, which translates into the protein MTTAKKASSYIPKTPEHIECNIEKTLDVLGGKWAFLVIRELFNGTLRFGELQRKIPSVSPRALTSTLRHLEEKGVLERNVFPTVPVTVEYSLTPKGQDLHVICHEMKLWAARWT